A single genomic interval of Electrophorus electricus isolate fEleEle1 chromosome 2, fEleEle1.pri, whole genome shotgun sequence harbors:
- the dynlrb2 gene encoding dynein light chain roadblock-type 2, giving the protein MAEVEETLKRIQAHKGVIGTIVVNAEGIPIRTTLDSSTTVQYAGLLHQLTMKARSTVRDIDPQNDLTFLRIRSKKHEIMVAPDKEYLLIVIQNPSE; this is encoded by the exons ATG GCTGAAGTCGAAGAGACGCTGAAAAGGATTCAGGCACACAAAGGTGTTATTGGGACAATAGTTGTAAATGCCGAAG GAATTCCCATTAGGACGACCCTGGACAGTTCCACCACGGTGCAATATGCAGGACTACTTCATCAACTCACCATGAAAGCCAGGAGCACGGTCAGGGACATAGATCCTCAAAATGATCTGACCTTCCTACGCATCAGGTCCAAGAAGCATGAGATCATGGTTGCACCAG ACAAAGAATATCTACTGATTGTCATTCAGAACCCAAGTGAATAG
- the LOC113573149 gene encoding RCC1 domain-containing protein 1 isoform X2 produces MSWFGFGFNGFGQICLKPKDECDKRGNTKVLTPVPLQNVCSCDSSGNDDVDKTTLNPKDNSEKTRQEIKVVASWSRRASIHINGDRCVCVSGVDSASGEECFGPIPESEGCEDAVISERCLILRFPDRVECWSWKRTGKALAWSGVQDRTTPTNTSPDVTFPLVPGGYVATQIPFFRPLSPRLHAVSLILGTEHAVLLTASGTIYTWGSGSHGQLGHGSLTSEDEPRALEALWGVPMKYVAAGGWHSACISGRGMLTISKKEDGDSSNVFISIQAFPALVDVPEVSEISKVSCGSRHTVVITSTGDLYTWGWGQYGQLGHGSECSSDEPKIVEYFSSGGMTVEDVVCGLWNTFVCAVPRKCSP; encoded by the exons ATGAgttggtttggttttggtttcaaTGGCTTTGGACAAATATGTCTCAAACCAAAGGATGAGTGCGATAAAAGGGGCAACACCAAAGTCTTAACGCCCGTCCCGCTGCAAAATGTGTGCAGTTGTGACAGCAGCGGGAACGACGATGTGGACAAAACCACTTTGAACCCAAAAGATAATTCAGAAAAAACACGCCAAGAAATCAAAGTCGTGGCAAGTTGGAGCCGAAGAGCATCCATCCACATAAACG GAGACCGATGTGTTTGCGTGTCAGGTGTGGACTCAGCAAGTGGAGAGGAATGTTTCGGACCCATTCCTGAAAGTGAAGGCTGTGAGGATGCTGTCATCAGTGAGAGATGCCTAATCCTCAGATTTCCTGACAGAGTAGAGTGCTGGAGCTGGAAGCGAACTGGAAAGGCATTAGCTTGGAGTGGGGTGCAAGACCGCACAACCCCGACTAATACCA GCCCCGATGTAACATTTCCACTGGTGCCAGGCGGATATGTAGCAACCCAAATTCCGTTTTTTCGGCCCCTCTCTCCCCGGCTACATGCAGTGAGCCTGATACTGGGCACAGAGCACGCTGTTCTTCTCACAGCCTCTGGGACCATCTACACCTGGGGATCAGGCAG CCATGGTCAGCTGGGTCACGGCAGTCTGACATCAGAGGATGAGCCTCGAGCTTTAGAGGCCCTATGGGGTGTTCCCATGAAATATGTAGCTGCAGGGGGCTGGCACTCAGCATGCATCAGCG GGAGAGGCATGCTGACAATAAGCAAAAAAGAAGATGGGGATAGCAGTAATGTCTTCATCTCAATTCAAGCTTTTCCTGCACTGGTGGATGTTCCAGAAGTGTCTGAGATCAGCAAAGTCAGCTGTGGATCCCGTCATACAGTTGTCATCACTA GCACTGGAGATCTTTACACCTGGGGATGGg GTCAGTATGGTCAATTGGGACATGGTTCAGAATGCAGCTCAGATGAGCCTAAAATTGTGGAGTACTTCTCAAGTGGAGGAATGACTGTGGAAGATGTTGTCTGTGGGCTGTGgaacacatttgtgtgtgcagttccAAGGAAGTGTTCTCCATAA
- the LOC113573149 gene encoding RCC1 domain-containing protein 1 isoform X1, producing the protein MSWFGFGFNGFGQICLKPKDECDKRGNTKVLTPVPLQNVCSCDSSGNDDVDKTTLNPKDNSEKTRQEIKVVASWSRRASIHINGDRCVCVSGVDSASGEECFGPIPESEGCEDAVISERCLILRFPDRVECWSWKRTGKALAWSGVQDRTTPTNTSPDVTFPLVPGGYVATQIPFFRPLSPRLHAVSLILGTEHAVLLTASGTIYTWGSGSHGQLGHGSLTSEDEPRALEALWGVPMKYVAAGGWHSACISAGGDLYMWGWNESGQIGLPSKGVNEESQKVESPGRGMLTISKKEDGDSSNVFISIQAFPALVDVPEVSEISKVSCGSRHTVVITSTGDLYTWGWGQYGQLGHGSECSSDEPKIVEYFSSGGMTVEDVVCGLWNTFVCAVPRKCSP; encoded by the exons ATGAgttggtttggttttggtttcaaTGGCTTTGGACAAATATGTCTCAAACCAAAGGATGAGTGCGATAAAAGGGGCAACACCAAAGTCTTAACGCCCGTCCCGCTGCAAAATGTGTGCAGTTGTGACAGCAGCGGGAACGACGATGTGGACAAAACCACTTTGAACCCAAAAGATAATTCAGAAAAAACACGCCAAGAAATCAAAGTCGTGGCAAGTTGGAGCCGAAGAGCATCCATCCACATAAACG GAGACCGATGTGTTTGCGTGTCAGGTGTGGACTCAGCAAGTGGAGAGGAATGTTTCGGACCCATTCCTGAAAGTGAAGGCTGTGAGGATGCTGTCATCAGTGAGAGATGCCTAATCCTCAGATTTCCTGACAGAGTAGAGTGCTGGAGCTGGAAGCGAACTGGAAAGGCATTAGCTTGGAGTGGGGTGCAAGACCGCACAACCCCGACTAATACCA GCCCCGATGTAACATTTCCACTGGTGCCAGGCGGATATGTAGCAACCCAAATTCCGTTTTTTCGGCCCCTCTCTCCCCGGCTACATGCAGTGAGCCTGATACTGGGCACAGAGCACGCTGTTCTTCTCACAGCCTCTGGGACCATCTACACCTGGGGATCAGGCAG CCATGGTCAGCTGGGTCACGGCAGTCTGACATCAGAGGATGAGCCTCGAGCTTTAGAGGCCCTATGGGGTGTTCCCATGAAATATGTAGCTGCAGGGGGCTGGCACTCAGCATGCATCAGCG CTGGCGGAGACCTGTATATGTGGGGCTGGAATGAGAGTGGACAGATAGGGCTGCCATCAAAAGGTGTCAATGAGGAAAGTCAGAAAGTAGAAAGCCCTG GGAGAGGCATGCTGACAATAAGCAAAAAAGAAGATGGGGATAGCAGTAATGTCTTCATCTCAATTCAAGCTTTTCCTGCACTGGTGGATGTTCCAGAAGTGTCTGAGATCAGCAAAGTCAGCTGTGGATCCCGTCATACAGTTGTCATCACTA GCACTGGAGATCTTTACACCTGGGGATGGg GTCAGTATGGTCAATTGGGACATGGTTCAGAATGCAGCTCAGATGAGCCTAAAATTGTGGAGTACTTCTCAAGTGGAGGAATGACTGTGGAAGATGTTGTCTGTGGGCTGTGgaacacatttgtgtgtgcagttccAAGGAAGTGTTCTCCATAA
- the LOC113573150 gene encoding calcium and integrin-binding protein 1 isoform X1: protein MGTKASKLPKDLLSEYQELTFLTKQEILLAHKRYNELLAGEDRHLPSPRVPMSKILTLPELKSNPFRKRICYVFSTSELRDGSLTFEDFLDLLSAFSDSATLEIKSHYAFRIFDFDDDGTLDPGDLEMLVNCLTGDTEDTRLTPEEMRQLINNILEESDIDKDGTVNLSEFQHVISRSPDFVSSFKIVL, encoded by the exons ATGGGTACGAAAGCCAGTAAGTTACCGAAGGATTTGCTGTCAGAGTATCAG GAGCTCACATTTCTCACCAAACAAGAAATTCTGCT GGCACATAAGAGATATAATGAACTGCTGGCTGGCGAAGACAGGCATCTCCCCAGTCCCCGGGTACCCATGAGTAAGATTCTGACTTTGCCTGAGCTTAAG TCCAATCCCTTCCGAAAAAGAATATGCTATGTTTTCTCAACCTCTGAACTGAGAGATGGGAGCCTGACCTTTGAAGACTTCCTGGATCTCCTGAGTGCCTTTAGTGATTCAGCAACCCTTGAAATCAAATCTCACTATGCTTTTCGAATTTTTG ACTTTGATGACGATGGCACCCTTGATCCTGGAGACCTTGAAATGCTAGTGAACTGCCTGACCGGGGACACAGAGGACACACGACTCACGCCAGAGGAAATGAGACAACTCATAAACAAT atcCTTGAGGAATCCGACATTGATAAAGATGGAACAGTAAATCTCTCTGAGTTTCAGCATGTTATCTCCAGGTCACCGGATTTTGTCAG TTCATTCAAGATTGTGCTGTGA
- the LOC113573150 gene encoding calcium and integrin-binding protein 1 isoform X2: MDKELTFLTKQEILLAHKRYNELLAGEDRHLPSPRVPMSKILTLPELKSNPFRKRICYVFSTSELRDGSLTFEDFLDLLSAFSDSATLEIKSHYAFRIFDFDDDGTLDPGDLEMLVNCLTGDTEDTRLTPEEMRQLINNILEESDIDKDGTVNLSEFQHVISRSPDFVSSFKIVL; this comes from the exons atggacaaa GAGCTCACATTTCTCACCAAACAAGAAATTCTGCT GGCACATAAGAGATATAATGAACTGCTGGCTGGCGAAGACAGGCATCTCCCCAGTCCCCGGGTACCCATGAGTAAGATTCTGACTTTGCCTGAGCTTAAG TCCAATCCCTTCCGAAAAAGAATATGCTATGTTTTCTCAACCTCTGAACTGAGAGATGGGAGCCTGACCTTTGAAGACTTCCTGGATCTCCTGAGTGCCTTTAGTGATTCAGCAACCCTTGAAATCAAATCTCACTATGCTTTTCGAATTTTTG ACTTTGATGACGATGGCACCCTTGATCCTGGAGACCTTGAAATGCTAGTGAACTGCCTGACCGGGGACACAGAGGACACACGACTCACGCCAGAGGAAATGAGACAACTCATAAACAAT atcCTTGAGGAATCCGACATTGATAAAGATGGAACAGTAAATCTCTCTGAGTTTCAGCATGTTATCTCCAGGTCACCGGATTTTGTCAG TTCATTCAAGATTGTGCTGTGA
- the metap2b gene encoding methionine aminopeptidase 2b isoform X2: MADQEVTEQRAPEVETLQNGDAHGPKEDGEHVDDASKKKRKKKRKGKALVEGSNGDGESDINKVTKQLEKQALDDQEKEEDGEDGEEGDSVGKKKKKKKKRNKGPKMQTDTPSIPICELYPNGIFPKGQECEYPPLEDGCTAAWRTSSEEKRVLDQASEEMWNDFRQAAEAHRQVRSYVMSWIKPGMTMIEICEKLEDCSRKLIKENGLNAGLAFPTGCSLNHCAAHYTPNAGDPTVLQYDDVCKIDFGTHINGRIIDCAFTVTFNPKYDKLLEAVKDATNTGIKCAGIDVRLCDIGESIQEVMESYEVELDGKTYQVKPIRNLNGHSIGQYRIHAGKTVPIVKGGEATKMEEGEVYAIETFGSTGKGMVHDDMECSHYMKNFEVGHVPIRLPRAKHLLNVVNENFGTLAFCRRWLDRLGESKYLMALKNLCDLGIIDPYPPLCDTKGCYTAQFEHTILLRPTCKEVVSRGDDY; this comes from the exons ATGGCGGACCAGGAGGTGACGGAGCAGCGAGCTCCTGAAGTGGAGACCCTTCAAAACGGAGACGCACACGGCCCGAAAGAAGACGGAGAACATGTCGACGATGCGtcgaagaagaagagaaagaagaagaggaaaggcAAAGCGTTGGTCGAAG GAAGTAATGGAGATGGAGAGTCTGACATCAACAAAGTGACAAAACAATTGGAGAAGCAGGCCTTGGATGATCAAGAAAAGGAGGAAGATGGTGAGGATg GTGAAGAAGGGGATTCTGttggaaagaagaagaagaaaaagaagaaaagaaacaaagggC ccaaaatgcaaacagatacTCCATCGATTCCCATCTGTGAACTCTATCCAAATGGAATTTTCCCCAAGGGACAGGAATGTGAATACCCACCTTTAGAAGATGG CTGCACTGCTGCATGGAGGACAAGCAGTGAGGAAAAGCGGGTGTTGGACCAAGCCAGCGAGGAGATGTGGAACGACTTCAGACAGGCAGCAGAAGCTCATCGGCAGGTCAGGAGTTATGTCATGAGCTGGATTAAACCGGGCATGACCATGATTGAGATCTG TGAGAAGCTGGAGGACTGCTCTAGGAAGTTAATTAAAGAGAATGGGCTGAATGCTGGCCTGGCGTTCCCTACTGGCTGCTCCCTCAACCACTGTGCCGCACACTACACCCCCAATGCTGGGGACCCCACAGTGCTCCAGTACGATGATGTCTGCAAGATCGACTTTGGCACACACATTAATG GAAGAATCATTGACTGTGCCTTTACTGTCACCTTCAACCCAAAGTATGATAAACTGCTGGAAGCCGTTAAAGATGCTACAAATACTGGAATTAAG tgtgcgGGAATAGATGTCCGCCTGTGTGACATTGGGGAATCCATTCAAGAAGTCATGGAGTCATATGAAGTAGAATTAGATGGAAAAACGTATCAAG TGAAACCAATCCGGAATCTCAATGGCCACTCAATTGGACAATATCGAATACATGCAGGAAAGACTGTCCCCATTGTGAAGGGTGGGGAAGCAACCAAAATGGAG GAGGGAGAGGTGTATGCCATTGAAACCTTTGGAAGCACTGGGAAGGGCATGGTGCATGATGATATGGAGTGCTCTCATTACATGAAAAACTTTGAAGTTGGACATGTGCCAATCAG ACTCCCCCGGGCCAAGCACTTGCTGAATGTCGTCAATGAGAATTTCGGCACACTGGCATTTTGTCGCCGTTGGCTCGATCGCCTGGGTGAATCCAAGTACCTAATGGCGCTGAAAAACCTCTGTGACCTGGGAATCATTGACCCATACCCACCTTTGTGTGACACCAAAGGCTGCTACACTGCTCAGTTTGAGCACACCATCCTACTGAGACCAACCTGCAAGGAGGTGGTCAGCCGCGGTGACGATTACTAG
- the metap2b gene encoding methionine aminopeptidase 2b isoform X3, translating to MADQEVTEQRAPEVETLQNGDAHGPKEDGEHVDDASKKKRKKKRKGKALVEGSNGDGESDINKVTKQLEKQALDDQEKEEDEGEEGDSVGKKKKKKKKRNKGPKMQTDTPSIPICELYPNGIFPKGQECEYPPLEDGCTAAWRTSSEEKRVLDQASEEMWNDFRQAAEAHRQVRSYVMSWIKPGMTMIEICEKLEDCSRKLIKENGLNAGLAFPTGCSLNHCAAHYTPNAGDPTVLQYDDVCKIDFGTHINGRIIDCAFTVTFNPKYDKLLEAVKDATNTGIKCAGIDVRLCDIGESIQEVMESYEVELDGKTYQVKPIRNLNGHSIGQYRIHAGKTVPIVKGGEATKMEEGEVYAIETFGSTGKGMVHDDMECSHYMKNFEVGHVPIRLPRAKHLLNVVNENFGTLAFCRRWLDRLGESKYLMALKNLCDLGIIDPYPPLCDTKGCYTAQFEHTILLRPTCKEVVSRGDDY from the exons ATGGCGGACCAGGAGGTGACGGAGCAGCGAGCTCCTGAAGTGGAGACCCTTCAAAACGGAGACGCACACGGCCCGAAAGAAGACGGAGAACATGTCGACGATGCGtcgaagaagaagagaaagaagaagaggaaaggcAAAGCGTTGGTCGAAG GAAGTAATGGAGATGGAGAGTCTGACATCAACAAAGTGACAAAACAATTGGAGAAGCAGGCCTTGGATGATCAAGAAAAGGAGGAAGATG AAGGTGAAGAAGGGGATTCTGttggaaagaagaagaagaaaaagaagaaaagaaacaaagggC ccaaaatgcaaacagatacTCCATCGATTCCCATCTGTGAACTCTATCCAAATGGAATTTTCCCCAAGGGACAGGAATGTGAATACCCACCTTTAGAAGATGG CTGCACTGCTGCATGGAGGACAAGCAGTGAGGAAAAGCGGGTGTTGGACCAAGCCAGCGAGGAGATGTGGAACGACTTCAGACAGGCAGCAGAAGCTCATCGGCAGGTCAGGAGTTATGTCATGAGCTGGATTAAACCGGGCATGACCATGATTGAGATCTG TGAGAAGCTGGAGGACTGCTCTAGGAAGTTAATTAAAGAGAATGGGCTGAATGCTGGCCTGGCGTTCCCTACTGGCTGCTCCCTCAACCACTGTGCCGCACACTACACCCCCAATGCTGGGGACCCCACAGTGCTCCAGTACGATGATGTCTGCAAGATCGACTTTGGCACACACATTAATG GAAGAATCATTGACTGTGCCTTTACTGTCACCTTCAACCCAAAGTATGATAAACTGCTGGAAGCCGTTAAAGATGCTACAAATACTGGAATTAAG tgtgcgGGAATAGATGTCCGCCTGTGTGACATTGGGGAATCCATTCAAGAAGTCATGGAGTCATATGAAGTAGAATTAGATGGAAAAACGTATCAAG TGAAACCAATCCGGAATCTCAATGGCCACTCAATTGGACAATATCGAATACATGCAGGAAAGACTGTCCCCATTGTGAAGGGTGGGGAAGCAACCAAAATGGAG GAGGGAGAGGTGTATGCCATTGAAACCTTTGGAAGCACTGGGAAGGGCATGGTGCATGATGATATGGAGTGCTCTCATTACATGAAAAACTTTGAAGTTGGACATGTGCCAATCAG ACTCCCCCGGGCCAAGCACTTGCTGAATGTCGTCAATGAGAATTTCGGCACACTGGCATTTTGTCGCCGTTGGCTCGATCGCCTGGGTGAATCCAAGTACCTAATGGCGCTGAAAAACCTCTGTGACCTGGGAATCATTGACCCATACCCACCTTTGTGTGACACCAAAGGCTGCTACACTGCTCAGTTTGAGCACACCATCCTACTGAGACCAACCTGCAAGGAGGTGGTCAGCCGCGGTGACGATTACTAG
- the metap2b gene encoding methionine aminopeptidase 2b isoform X4, producing MADQEVTEQRAPEVETLQNGDAHGPKEDGEHVDDASKKKRKKKRKGKALVEGSNGDGESDINKVTKQLEKQALDDQEKEEDGEEGDSVGKKKKKKKKRNKGPKMQTDTPSIPICELYPNGIFPKGQECEYPPLEDGCTAAWRTSSEEKRVLDQASEEMWNDFRQAAEAHRQVRSYVMSWIKPGMTMIEICEKLEDCSRKLIKENGLNAGLAFPTGCSLNHCAAHYTPNAGDPTVLQYDDVCKIDFGTHINGRIIDCAFTVTFNPKYDKLLEAVKDATNTGIKCAGIDVRLCDIGESIQEVMESYEVELDGKTYQVKPIRNLNGHSIGQYRIHAGKTVPIVKGGEATKMEEGEVYAIETFGSTGKGMVHDDMECSHYMKNFEVGHVPIRLPRAKHLLNVVNENFGTLAFCRRWLDRLGESKYLMALKNLCDLGIIDPYPPLCDTKGCYTAQFEHTILLRPTCKEVVSRGDDY from the exons ATGGCGGACCAGGAGGTGACGGAGCAGCGAGCTCCTGAAGTGGAGACCCTTCAAAACGGAGACGCACACGGCCCGAAAGAAGACGGAGAACATGTCGACGATGCGtcgaagaagaagagaaagaagaagaggaaaggcAAAGCGTTGGTCGAAG GAAGTAATGGAGATGGAGAGTCTGACATCAACAAAGTGACAAAACAATTGGAGAAGCAGGCCTTGGATGATCAAGAAAAGGAGGAAGATG GTGAAGAAGGGGATTCTGttggaaagaagaagaagaaaaagaagaaaagaaacaaagggC ccaaaatgcaaacagatacTCCATCGATTCCCATCTGTGAACTCTATCCAAATGGAATTTTCCCCAAGGGACAGGAATGTGAATACCCACCTTTAGAAGATGG CTGCACTGCTGCATGGAGGACAAGCAGTGAGGAAAAGCGGGTGTTGGACCAAGCCAGCGAGGAGATGTGGAACGACTTCAGACAGGCAGCAGAAGCTCATCGGCAGGTCAGGAGTTATGTCATGAGCTGGATTAAACCGGGCATGACCATGATTGAGATCTG TGAGAAGCTGGAGGACTGCTCTAGGAAGTTAATTAAAGAGAATGGGCTGAATGCTGGCCTGGCGTTCCCTACTGGCTGCTCCCTCAACCACTGTGCCGCACACTACACCCCCAATGCTGGGGACCCCACAGTGCTCCAGTACGATGATGTCTGCAAGATCGACTTTGGCACACACATTAATG GAAGAATCATTGACTGTGCCTTTACTGTCACCTTCAACCCAAAGTATGATAAACTGCTGGAAGCCGTTAAAGATGCTACAAATACTGGAATTAAG tgtgcgGGAATAGATGTCCGCCTGTGTGACATTGGGGAATCCATTCAAGAAGTCATGGAGTCATATGAAGTAGAATTAGATGGAAAAACGTATCAAG TGAAACCAATCCGGAATCTCAATGGCCACTCAATTGGACAATATCGAATACATGCAGGAAAGACTGTCCCCATTGTGAAGGGTGGGGAAGCAACCAAAATGGAG GAGGGAGAGGTGTATGCCATTGAAACCTTTGGAAGCACTGGGAAGGGCATGGTGCATGATGATATGGAGTGCTCTCATTACATGAAAAACTTTGAAGTTGGACATGTGCCAATCAG ACTCCCCCGGGCCAAGCACTTGCTGAATGTCGTCAATGAGAATTTCGGCACACTGGCATTTTGTCGCCGTTGGCTCGATCGCCTGGGTGAATCCAAGTACCTAATGGCGCTGAAAAACCTCTGTGACCTGGGAATCATTGACCCATACCCACCTTTGTGTGACACCAAAGGCTGCTACACTGCTCAGTTTGAGCACACCATCCTACTGAGACCAACCTGCAAGGAGGTGGTCAGCCGCGGTGACGATTACTAG
- the metap2b gene encoding methionine aminopeptidase 2b isoform X1: protein MADQEVTEQRAPEVETLQNGDAHGPKEDGEHVDDASKKKRKKKRKGKALVEGSNGDGESDINKVTKQLEKQALDDQEKEEDGEDEGEEGDSVGKKKKKKKKRNKGPKMQTDTPSIPICELYPNGIFPKGQECEYPPLEDGCTAAWRTSSEEKRVLDQASEEMWNDFRQAAEAHRQVRSYVMSWIKPGMTMIEICEKLEDCSRKLIKENGLNAGLAFPTGCSLNHCAAHYTPNAGDPTVLQYDDVCKIDFGTHINGRIIDCAFTVTFNPKYDKLLEAVKDATNTGIKCAGIDVRLCDIGESIQEVMESYEVELDGKTYQVKPIRNLNGHSIGQYRIHAGKTVPIVKGGEATKMEEGEVYAIETFGSTGKGMVHDDMECSHYMKNFEVGHVPIRLPRAKHLLNVVNENFGTLAFCRRWLDRLGESKYLMALKNLCDLGIIDPYPPLCDTKGCYTAQFEHTILLRPTCKEVVSRGDDY from the exons ATGGCGGACCAGGAGGTGACGGAGCAGCGAGCTCCTGAAGTGGAGACCCTTCAAAACGGAGACGCACACGGCCCGAAAGAAGACGGAGAACATGTCGACGATGCGtcgaagaagaagagaaagaagaagaggaaaggcAAAGCGTTGGTCGAAG GAAGTAATGGAGATGGAGAGTCTGACATCAACAAAGTGACAAAACAATTGGAGAAGCAGGCCTTGGATGATCAAGAAAAGGAGGAAGATGGTGAGGATg AAGGTGAAGAAGGGGATTCTGttggaaagaagaagaagaaaaagaagaaaagaaacaaagggC ccaaaatgcaaacagatacTCCATCGATTCCCATCTGTGAACTCTATCCAAATGGAATTTTCCCCAAGGGACAGGAATGTGAATACCCACCTTTAGAAGATGG CTGCACTGCTGCATGGAGGACAAGCAGTGAGGAAAAGCGGGTGTTGGACCAAGCCAGCGAGGAGATGTGGAACGACTTCAGACAGGCAGCAGAAGCTCATCGGCAGGTCAGGAGTTATGTCATGAGCTGGATTAAACCGGGCATGACCATGATTGAGATCTG TGAGAAGCTGGAGGACTGCTCTAGGAAGTTAATTAAAGAGAATGGGCTGAATGCTGGCCTGGCGTTCCCTACTGGCTGCTCCCTCAACCACTGTGCCGCACACTACACCCCCAATGCTGGGGACCCCACAGTGCTCCAGTACGATGATGTCTGCAAGATCGACTTTGGCACACACATTAATG GAAGAATCATTGACTGTGCCTTTACTGTCACCTTCAACCCAAAGTATGATAAACTGCTGGAAGCCGTTAAAGATGCTACAAATACTGGAATTAAG tgtgcgGGAATAGATGTCCGCCTGTGTGACATTGGGGAATCCATTCAAGAAGTCATGGAGTCATATGAAGTAGAATTAGATGGAAAAACGTATCAAG TGAAACCAATCCGGAATCTCAATGGCCACTCAATTGGACAATATCGAATACATGCAGGAAAGACTGTCCCCATTGTGAAGGGTGGGGAAGCAACCAAAATGGAG GAGGGAGAGGTGTATGCCATTGAAACCTTTGGAAGCACTGGGAAGGGCATGGTGCATGATGATATGGAGTGCTCTCATTACATGAAAAACTTTGAAGTTGGACATGTGCCAATCAG ACTCCCCCGGGCCAAGCACTTGCTGAATGTCGTCAATGAGAATTTCGGCACACTGGCATTTTGTCGCCGTTGGCTCGATCGCCTGGGTGAATCCAAGTACCTAATGGCGCTGAAAAACCTCTGTGACCTGGGAATCATTGACCCATACCCACCTTTGTGTGACACCAAAGGCTGCTACACTGCTCAGTTTGAGCACACCATCCTACTGAGACCAACCTGCAAGGAGGTGGTCAGCCGCGGTGACGATTACTAG